In one Streptomyces sp. NBC_01241 genomic region, the following are encoded:
- a CDS encoding flavin reductase family protein, producing the protein MTDIMWDSEIYEKAADAKTLASSAAIPSLADPRQLRNTLGNFATGVVVLTYQADDSYYGVTVNSFTSVSLDPPLVLVSMQRTSRALTYLLERPFAVNVLGDNQLDTALHFAGKPQSQPIEWVGDDVAPRINGSLAYFQCTPWAGYDGGDHALVLGRVLSYGQQDDTRPLLFYRGQWSALAQDAEDNAKDGAQSERSRP; encoded by the coding sequence ATGACCGACATCATGTGGGACTCCGAGATCTATGAGAAAGCCGCTGACGCCAAGACCCTCGCGTCCAGCGCCGCGATCCCATCGCTCGCCGATCCCCGTCAACTTCGCAATACGCTGGGCAACTTCGCCACCGGCGTCGTCGTGCTCACCTACCAGGCGGACGACAGCTACTACGGGGTCACGGTGAACTCCTTCACCTCGGTGTCCCTGGACCCGCCCCTGGTGCTGGTCTCCATGCAGCGGACCTCGCGCGCACTGACGTATCTGCTCGAACGCCCCTTCGCGGTCAATGTCCTCGGCGACAACCAGCTCGACACCGCGCTCCACTTCGCGGGCAAGCCGCAGTCCCAGCCCATCGAATGGGTCGGGGACGACGTGGCGCCGCGGATCAACGGTTCACTGGCGTACTTCCAGTGCACGCCATGGGCGGGCTACGACGGCGGGGACCACGCCCTGGTGCTCGGGCGTGTGCTGTCCTACGGCCAGCAGGACGACACCCGGCCCCTGCTCTTCTACCGCGGCCAGTGGAGCGCGCTGGCCCAGGACGCCGAAGACAACGCCAAGGACGGCGCGCAGTCCGAAAGGAGCCGACCGTGA